One region of Eupeodes corollae chromosome 1, idEupCoro1.1, whole genome shotgun sequence genomic DNA includes:
- the LOC129947476 gene encoding uncharacterized protein LOC129947476 produces MPREDGSSVTDAEAISITKVNKWLGDDLREPLSQSKLIHKDSDPSQEHPFEPKLKYNGHDCDLTRLWPGNLCKSNERSTEIQHAPVMYKHSTYQFPPPAPYVPPQQQFPPRTPYVPPQQQFPPQAPYVPPQQQLPPRASYVPPQHQFPPQALFTPLPTVPFLPPNVSEPQTRSLSKNQIAARHLMSKDLPSFDGDPEQWPLFISNFERSTELCGFTDEENVMRLNKALTGKAKTAVRWLLLQPNCFHQVMSRLKTLYGRPELIIQTLLQKVNTTPPPKDGKLETILNFALEVQNLYATIQATGLYAHLNNPSLLTQLEGKLPPTILLNWGIYKMMLPDCTLSHFSAWIYQLAEAANGVLVPHTQTPSAESKGTSRFRKIKPKSGFLNSHSQVDANNNESKHKCYVCQGSCSSVAVCKQFQQLSRTSKWGTVREYQLCRRCLKKHNIRNCPLTSVCGKDNCTFKHHPLLHNDQNNVEKSIKKEIQEVKGNVSVHMKSHCNAHRNNCESTLFRIVPVILYGNGSQIKTFAFLDDGSSLTLMDEELATQLNMKGKPQPLCLKWTGNTNRYENQSQLLTLRISSTVHDAKIYALSDVHTVKNLSLPYQSLNFEDLQNKYEHLKGLPIESYDNQSPRLLIGLKHTKLGLPLKCREGRTEEPVATKTRLGWLVHGSCSQQLHDVELRYQHHNFHICECNDTGLQRLVKDYICMDNFGISNADKVLMPTEDKRALDQLDTNTIRKNGRYETSLLWKFDDFAIPNSLPMAKRRLACLHKRMKREPQLAKSLDEKIKQFIKKGYARKLTKEEVTERGDRCWYLPIFPVFNPNKPGKLRIVWDAAATVQGVSLNSMLLRGPGQLASLIAVLFKFREDLVAIFADIMEMYHQIQIRKEDQHFQRFLWSTSEEVEPEVLAMQVMIMGATSASASAQYVIRKNADEFSAKFPRAVQSIKNNQYVDDLMDSTSSEEKAIQLAKEICYVHLQGGFFIRNWISNSPEVVKAMKSEPTDQVDLALDVEMGTEKVLGMWWCTASDCFTYKINASAVQSDILSGHKRPTKREVLRILMTIFDPLGLVAHFLMYIKVLLQDVWRSNIGWDEDIKDAELEKWLKWIRYLPEIVKLKIPRCYIVNNPDPSSEIQLHVFVDASENGFAAVAYLRIANDDNINCVLIGAKTRVAPLKSLSIPRLELQAAVLGVRFAKVITKSHTIRISQCTFWSDSKNVLSWIQSDHRRYKPFVAYRVSEILDFSEISDWKWISTKLNVADEGTKWQKVPEFKASNRWLTGPEFLKTNPNLWPNEIPPENATVEELKTCFVNLHTLNKEENFRISDTSSWRRLIRTAAYFFRFIHNTSIKRHQRKSGILHQQRKGYLRQEELRSAEAELFREAQTSEYWDEMVDLSSKKSVEKSSILYNLCPYLDADKVIRANSRIPSSADVSEDVKKPIILPRNHPITALIITDLHVRFNHRNHETVINELRQKFHIAHMRSALRLVRKNCQDCKNTRAKPQPPMMAQLPPARIAPFCRPFSFVGVDYFGPMNVSILRRTEKRWGVLLTCLTTRAIHLEIAHSLSADSCILALRNFMARRGVPIEIFSDNGTNFHGAERELREALKEVNTEKLMETFTTTDTKWTFIPPGSPHMGGSWERLVRSVKTSLYDIVPTRNPSDELLRSMLIEVENIVNSRPLTYIPIDDESEEALTPNHFLLGSSNGSKPPAVFDSDTKLLKRNWLISQQYAERFWQRWVREYLPTITRRTKWFTSVKPIEKGDIVLIVDPMSPRNCWPKGRVIQTTISKDGQVRSAFVQTQSGVYEKPAVKLAVLDIRAEKDVSPRSELPRGSVNNPVANAV; encoded by the coding sequence ATGCCACGGGAAGACGGATCATCAGTTACCGATGCCGAAGCAATTTCTATCACCAAAGTGAATAAGTGGTTAGGAGATGATTTACGCGAACCTTTGTCGCAGTCAAAGTTGATTCATAAAGATTCAGATCCAAGTCAAGAACATCCATTTGAGCCTAAATTGAAATACAATGGTCATGATTGTGATCTTACTAGGTTATGGCCCGGAAACTTGTGCAAGTCCAATGAGAGGTCAACGGAAATTCAACATGCTCCAGTTATGTACAAACATTCAACATACCAATTCCCACCTCCAGCACCATACGTACCACCACAGCAGCAATTCCCACCTCGAACACCATACGTACCACCACAGCAGCAGTTTCCACCTCAAGCACCATATGTACCACCACAGCAGCAGTTACCACCTCGAGCATCATACGTACCACCACAGCACCAGTTTCCGCCTCAAGCATTATTTACGCCCCTTCCAACAGTACCTTTTCTACCACCAAATGTAAGTGAACCACAAACACGGAGCTTAAGTAAAAATCAAATAGCTGCGCGTCATTTGATGTCCAAAGACCTACCAAGTTTCGATGGAGATCCTGAACAATGGCCGTTGTTCATATCCAATTTTGAAAGGAGTACCGAACTTTGTGGTTTTACAGATGAAGAGAACGTGATGAGACTTAATAAGGCCTTGACGGGAAAGGCAAAAACCGCAGTCAGATGGTTACTTTTGCAACCGAATTGCTTTCATCAAGTCATGTCGAGGCTGAAGACACTCTATGGAAGACCGGAGCTTATTATCCAAACACTGCTTCAAAAGGTTAATACGACACCTCCACCCAAAGATGGGAAGTTagagacaattttgaatttcgccTTGGAAGTTCAAAACTTATATGCCACTATACAAGCAACAGGATTATACGCTCATCTAAACAACCCCTCGCTCCTGACTCAGCTTGAAGGTAAACTTCCGCCAACTATCCTCCTGAACTGGGGTATCTATAAGATGATGTTGCCGGATTGCACTCTCTCCCATTTTAGTGCATGGATTTACCAACTTGCTGAAGCCGCCAACGGGGTGCTAGTTCCACATACTCAAACGCCATCTGCAGAGAGCAAAGGTACCAGTCGATTTCGAAAGATCAAACCAAAATCCGGATTCCTTAATTCTCACTCACAGGTTGATGCAAATAATAACGAATCAAAACATAAGTGCTACGTTTGCCAAGGAAGTTGTAGTTCAGTGGCTGTATGTAAACAATTTCAGCAGCTCAGTCGAACCTCAAAGTGGGGAACGGTAAGAGAATACCAACTTTGTAGAAGATGTTTGAAGAAACACAATATACGGAATTGCCCTTTAACATCAGTTTGCGGCAAAGACAATTGCACCTTCAAACATCATCCGCTATTGCACAATGACCAGAACAACGTGGAGAAATCGATCAAGAAAGAAATTCAAGAGGTGAAAGGAAACGTTTCGGTCCATATGAAAAGCCATTGCAACGCTCATCGTAACAATTGTGAATCCACCCTATTTCGAATCGTACCAGTGATCCTGTATGGAAATGGATCTCAAATTAAGACTTTCGCCTTCCTGGATGATGGTTCGTCCTTGACCTTGATGGACGAGGAACTCGCAACCCAACTTAATATGAAGGGTAAACCACAGCCGTTGTGTCTAAAGTGGACTGGCAACACTAATAGATATGAAAACCAGTCACAATTGCTCACTCTCCGAATTTCAAGCACAGTACATGATGCTAAGATTTACGCATTGTCTGATGTTCACACTGTGAAGAACCTATCGCTGCCTTATCAATCTCTAAATTTCGAAGACCTACAGAATAAATATGAACATCTAAAAGGACTACCCATCGAATCGTATGATAATCAATCTCCACGTTTGTTAATTGGCCTGAAGCATACAAAATTGGGACTTCCTCTAAAATGTCGAGAAGGGAGAACCGAAGAGCCGGTCGCAACTAAGACTCGTTTGGGATGGCTAGTGCATGGTAGTTGCTCTCAACAGTTACATGACGTTGAATTAAGATACCAACACCACAATTTTCACATCTGTGAATGCAATGATACTGGATTGCAGCGTCTAGTTAAAGATTATATTTGTATGGATAACTTCGGGATATCAAACGCAGACAAGGTATTGATGCCAACTGAAGACAAGCGTGCGCTGGATCAGCTAGATACCAATACAATTCGAAAAAATGGGCGCTACGAAACATCGCTGCTCTGGAAATTCGACGACTTCGCTATACCAAACAGTCTTCCCATGGCAAAAAGGCGATTAGCTTGTCTTCACAAGAGAATGAAGAGGGAGCCGCAGCTGGCTAAATCCCTAGACGAGAAGATcaaacaatttatcaaaaaagggTATGCTAGAAAGCTCACAAAAGAAGAAGTAACTGAAAGAGGTGACCGCTGTTGGTATCTTCCTATATTTCCTGTTTTCAATCCAAACAAACCTGGGAAGCTAAGGATAGTATGGGACGCAGCAGCGACCGTTCAAGGTGTATCGCTGAACTCTATGCTTTTGAGGGGTCCAGGTCAACTTGCATCACTTAtagctgttttgtttaaattcagaGAAGACCTAGTTGCAATCTTCGCAGACATCATGGAAATGTACCACCAAATTCAGATTCGCAAGGAAGACCAACACTTTCAAAGGTTTTTATGGAGTACCAGCGAGGAAGTTGAACCTGAGGTGTTAGCAATGCAGGTAATGATAATGGGAGCGACATCTGCCTCCGCCAGCGCGCAGTATGTGATCAGAAAGAATGCCGATGAATTTTCCGCCAAGTTTCCAAGAGCTGTTCAAtcgatcaaaaataatcaatatgTCGATGATCTGATGGATAGTACAAGCTCGGAAGAGAAGGCTATACAATTGGCTAAAGAAATTTGTTACGTACACCTACAAGGAGGATTCTTCATTAGGAACTGGATTTCTAATTCACCTGAAGTCGTAAAAGCAATGAAATCTGAACCAACCGACCAAGTGGATCTTGCTCTTGACGTGGAAATGGGGACTGAAAAGGTTTTAGGCATGTGGTGGTGCACTGCATCTGATTGCTTtacctataaaataaatgccAGTGCAGTTCAATCTGATATTCTTTCCGGTCACAAACGTCCAACGAAACGAGAAGTTCTAAGGATTTTGATGACGATCTTCGACCCATTAGGTCTCGTAGCACATTTCCTCATGTACATTAAGGTACTTCTACAGGATGTATGGCGATCCAATATCGGATGGGACGAAGATATCAAAGATGCGGAGCTAGAAAAGTGGCTGAAATGGATTCGATACCTGCCTGAAATCGTGAAACTCAAAATTCCGAGATGCTATATCGTCAATAATCCTGATCCGAGTTCCGAAATTCAGTTGCACGTATTCGTGGATGCAAGCGAAAATGGTTTCGCCGCTGTTGCATACCTGAGAATCGCAAATGACGATAATATAAACTGTGTCCTGATTGGTGCCAAAACGAGAGTAGCTCCATTAAAAAGCTTATCGATCCCAAGGCTTGAGCTTCAGGCGGCAGTCCTCGGCGTAAGATTTGCGAAAGTCATTACAAAATCACACACGATCCGTATTTCCCAGTGTACTTTCTGGTcggattcaaaaaatgttctaagcTGGATTCAATCTGATCACCGCAGATACAAACCTTTCGTTGCCTATCGTGTAAGCGAAATACTGGACTTCTCAGAAATATCCGATTGGAAATGGATTTCCACTAAGTTAAATGTTGCTGATGAAGGAACGAAGTGGCAGAAAGTTCCCGAGTTTAAGGCGTCCAATCGGTGGTTAACGGGTccagaatttttgaaaactaaccCGAATCTTTGGCCAAATGAAATACCCCCTGAGAATGCCACAGTTGAGGagttaaaaacatgttttgtcAACCTACATACGCtgaataaagaagaaaattttcgaATCAGTGATACCTCAAGTTGGAGACGGCTAATTAGGACTGCAGCATACTTTTTTCGCTTCATCCACAACACTAGCATTAAGAGACATCAAAGGAAGTCAGGTATTCTTCATCAGCAGAGAAAGGGATATCTCAGACAAGAAGAACTTCGATCTGCCGAAGCTGAGTTATTTCGTGAAGCCCAGACTAGTGAGTATTGGGATGAAATGGTGGACTTATCCTCCAAAAAATCCGTTGAAAAGAGCAGCATACTCTACAACCTGTGTCCATACCTAGACGCAGATAAGGTTATTCGAGCGAATAGCAGGATACCTTCCTCTGCTGATGTCAGCGAAGACGTTAAGAAACCCATAATTCTCCCAAGAAATCATCCCATCACCGCGCTAATCATCACCGATCTTCACGTCCGTTTCAACCATCGAAACCACGAAACCGTTATAAACGAACTGCGCCAAAAATTTCACATCGCTCATATGAGATCTGCATTAAGACTTGTAAGAAAAAACTGCCAAGATTGCAAAAATACCAGAGCCAAACCGCAACCTCCTATGATGGCTCAACTCCCACCTGCACGAATTGCTCCATTCTGTCGACCCTTCTCATTCGTCGGAGTCGACTACTTTGGTCCTATGAATGTGAGTATTCTTCGAAGAACCGAGAAACGATGGGGAGTATTGTTGACATGTCTGACAACCAGAGCAATTCATCTTGAGATCGCACACTCATTATCGGCAGATTCGTGCATTTTGGCTCTCAGAAATTTTATGGCAAGGCGTGGCGTTCCCATCGAGATCTTCAGCGACAACGGAACAAATTTCCATGGTGCTGAGCGAGAACTAAGAGAGGCGCTTAAAGAAGTCAACACTGAAAAACTAATGGAGACGTTCACGACAACCGATACCAAATGGACCTTCATTCCACCGGGGTCACCACATATGGGGGGCAGCTGGGAAAGGCTAGTGAGGTCAGTAAAAACCTCCCTCTACGACATAGTACCAACTAGAAATCCTTCGGATGAGTTGTTACGGAGCATGCTTATAGAGGTAGAAAACATAGTAAATTCCCGTCCACTTACCTATATTCCCATCGacgacgaaagcgaagaagcGTTAACTCCCAATCACTTTCTTTTGGGGTCTTCAAATGGCAGCAAACCACCCGCAGTATTCGACAGTGACACTAAATTACTTAAAAGAAACTGGCTTATATCGCAACAGTATGCAGAACGCTTCTGGCAACGCTGGGTAAGGGAGTATCTTCCGACAATTACCCGCCGAACCAAGTGGTTTACTTCAGTGAAGCCTATTGAAAAGGGTGATATTGTCCTGATTGTCGATCCAATGAGCCCAAGAAACTGCTGGCCCAAAGGTCGTGTAATCCAAACTACGATTTCTAAAGACGGCCAAGTTCGAAGCGCCTTTGTGCAAACACAAAGTGGAGTTTATGAAAAGCCAGCAGTGAAATTAGCTGTTCTAGATATCAGAGCTGAGAAAGATGTTAGCCCACGGTCGGAACTACCAAGGGGGAGTGTTAACAACCCTGTGGCAAACGCAGTGTGA
- the LOC129947485 gene encoding uncharacterized protein LOC129947485 — protein MPPKKTPKATRSRSHQTKKSLPSAEEYNCVDCDGPDSVDDMVQCDVCQTWHHYSCAGVDSFIQQESWVCGTSCAIMSGKCSPLSSVVREVVPQDAAEAIMPYNAPYTVPATTASNNAVNPSSSFGLDSANSLPYTASETQCTWSCTMPNTALRTTSSIVPSSVNNTLGVSIHDEQNFAPNTAVSTGTYTESYGAVSTACTAPPIASYTAPSAMSYIENNINKYTLKNCVNNTFSRIALHHENIFEAGHIESSLYLDSRRDITLRDVQSTSTRATTDGFSNSMSTAATFSHHLSNVVADPAGTISRGAIPRRFFGKNAASHATRTFNTIGHSDTPVSTKPPATHAAFLRDGTATQHITATATAPVITTATSTSEPHSYPIFSATSTPGIANSYPDFSAAAASTSSIINSYPDFNRLHSSAAAAATRTTGVGADTHGTNVTHGTSYASCIHTTAAPHLTDTVDAAIYPATHSTKVFLKENPIVLSNQPRSLSNFSISSRGSRTALERNIQIELQLLSEERELKE, from the coding sequence ATGCCACCAAAGAAGACCCCAAAGGCTACCCGTTCGCGGTCGCACCAAACAAAGAAATCACTGCCATCGGCGGAGGAATACAATTGTGTCGACTGCGATGGACCCGATTCTGTTGACGATATGGTTCAGTGCGATGTCTGCCAAACCTGGCATCACTACAGCTGCGCCGGTGTCGATAGTTTTATTCAACAAGAAAGCTGGGTTTGCGGCACCTCTTGTGCAATAATGTCAGGTAAGTGCTCCCCTTTATCTAGTGTTGTTAGAGAAGTAGTCCCTCAAGATGCTGCTGAAGCGATTATGCCATATAATGCACCATATACTGTGCCAGCTACCACCGCCTCCAACAATGCGGTGAACCCCTCATCAAGTTTTGGTTTGGATTCTGCCAATTCGCTGCCATATACTGCGAGTGAAACCCAATGCACTTGGTCATGCACAATGCCGAACACGGCGTTACGTACTACGTCAAGTATCGTGCCAAGTAGTGTTAATAACACCCTGGGCGTATCAATACACGATGAGCAGAATTTTGCTCCGAATACTGCCGTAAGTACAGGAACATACACCGAATCATATGGTGCTGTATCTACCGCCTGTACTGCCCCCCCTATTGCCTCATATACTGCCCCATCTGCCATGTcatatatcgaaaacaatattaataaatatacattgaaaaattgtgtaaataaTACATTCTCTAGGATAGCACTTCatcatgaaaatatttttgaagcaggTCACATTGAATCCAGCTTGTATTTAGATTCTAGACGTGACATCACATTAAGAGATGTGCAGTCAACATCGACACGTGCAACCACCGATGGATTTTCAAATTCCATGTCAACTGCTGCCACCTTTAGTCACCACCTATCCAACGTTGTTGCCGATCCAGCCGGAACGATTAGTAGAGGTGCTATTCCGAGACGATTTTTTGGAAAGAACGCTGCATCACATGCCACGAGAACCTTCAATACAATTGGTCATTCGGATACACCCGTATCTACTAAGCCACCCGCAACACATGCCGCCTTTCTTAGAGATGGCACCGCTACTCAACACATCactgctactgctactgctCCTGTTATTACTACAGCTACTTCTACTTCTGAACCCCACTCGTATCCAATTTTCAGTGCTACTTCCACTCCAGGTATCGCCAACTCGTATCCAGATTTTAGTGCCGCTGCCGCTTCCACTTCCAGTATCATCAACTCGTATCCAGATTTTAATAGACTTCattcttctgctgctgctgctgcgacCCGAACAACGGGTGTTGGTGCTGATACCCATGGCACTAACGTTACACATGGTACCTCATATGCTTCGTGTATCCATACAACTGCTGCACCACACCTTACTGACACTGTTGATGCTGCAATATATCCTGCAACACATTCGACTAAggttttcttaaaggaaaaTCCCATTGTCTTATCGAATCAGCCACGATCATTGTCAAATTTCTCGATCAGTTCTAGAGGGTCTAGAACTGCCCTTGAGAGGAATATTCAGATAGAGCTGCAGTTGTTGAGTGAAGAAAGGGAGTTGAAGGAGTAA